In Gemmatimonadaceae bacterium, the genomic window CGAATCTCGACGACACGGCCGCGCTGTGCGGGCTCTCCGCCAAGGCGCACGAGGACCTTCAGCGCGACCTCGCGCAGCGGGTGCTCTCCGTGCTCGTGCTGACGAGCCGGGAAGTCAGCACGTTGCTCGTGCTGGCCGATGACACCGTGAGCCAGTGGTGCCGCGAGGGACGATTCCCTGGTGCCATCAATCTTGGTCGGGCCGGCTGGCGGATACCTTTGCAGGCCGTGCTCGCGCTGACCACGCCGCCGACCGACCCGGTGGCGGGTGGGGGTGCTGCGCGGCCAACGGAGATCGAGCCGTTCGACACCTCGCGGTTCGCCGCGTGGAGGGTCGCCGCATGAGCACCAAAGCCGCTACCAAGTTCTCGCCAGCCGTCATTGCGCGCGCCAATCGCTGTGGCGTCTACCAGAAGGCGCCGGGCGGCGCCTTCTACGCCGACT contains:
- a CDS encoding helix-turn-helix domain-containing protein, whose protein sequence is MTYRSSHCPNRRRSTPATPAPAPIPLPTPTTPTTPSAAARRDVFDDVVQRLKSNLDDTAALCGLSAKAHEDLQRDLAQRVLSVLVLTSREVSTLLVLADDTVSQWCREGRFPGAINLGRAGWRIPLQAVLALTTPPTDPVAGGGAARPTEIEPFDTSRFAAWRVAA